A genome region from Flavobacterium sp. CFS9 includes the following:
- a CDS encoding bifunctional 5,10-methylenetetrahydrofolate dehydrogenase/5,10-methenyltetrahydrofolate cyclohydrolase, whose product MQLLDGKKTAEDIKNEIAAEVQSIKDAGGKVPHLAAVIVGTDGASLTYVGSKVRSCQQIGFDSTLVSLPETITETELLAKIKELNEDDNLDGFIVQLPLPKHISEQKILMAIDPDKDVDGFHPANFGKMALEMDSFIPATPFGIMQLLERYNIETAGKHTVVIGRSHIVGRPMSLLMSRKGNPGDSTVTLTHSRTQNIEEYTRSADIIITALGVPNYLKADMVKDGVVVIDVGITRVEDASHPKGYVITGDVDFDGVSKKSSFITPVPGGVGPMTIAMLLKNTLLARKMRSAGK is encoded by the coding sequence ATGCAACTACTAGACGGTAAAAAAACAGCTGAAGACATTAAAAACGAAATTGCAGCCGAAGTTCAATCGATAAAAGATGCCGGAGGAAAAGTACCTCATTTGGCAGCAGTAATCGTTGGGACTGATGGAGCAAGCTTAACTTACGTAGGGAGTAAAGTAAGATCTTGCCAGCAAATTGGCTTTGACTCGACTTTGGTGAGTTTACCTGAAACAATTACAGAAACAGAACTGCTGGCAAAAATTAAAGAACTGAACGAAGACGATAATCTGGACGGATTTATTGTGCAGTTGCCTTTGCCAAAACACATCAGCGAACAAAAGATTCTAATGGCTATTGATCCTGACAAAGATGTTGATGGATTTCATCCTGCGAATTTTGGAAAAATGGCTTTAGAGATGGACAGCTTTATTCCTGCAACACCATTTGGAATCATGCAGTTGTTAGAGCGTTACAATATTGAAACTGCAGGAAAACATACTGTTGTTATTGGCAGAAGTCATATCGTGGGCCGACCAATGAGTCTTTTAATGAGCCGTAAAGGAAATCCGGGAGATTCTACAGTAACTCTAACGCATAGCAGAACCCAAAATATCGAGGAGTATACCAGAAGTGCTGATATTATTATCACAGCATTGGGAGTGCCAAATTACTTAAAAGCAGACATGGTGAAAGATGGAGTAGTGGTAATTGATGTTGGAATTACAAGAGTTGAAGATGCTTCACACCCAAAAGGATATGTAATTACAGGAGACGTTGATTTTGACGGAGTAAGTAAAAAATCATCATTTATTACACCGGTTCCTGGTGGAGTAGGGCCAATGACCATTGCGATGCTGCTTAAGAA
- the ffh gene encoding signal recognition particle protein has product MFDNLSDKLDKAFHILKGHGKITEVNVADTLKEVRRALLDADVNFKIAKDFTTKVKEKAIGQDVLTTLQPGQLLVKLVKDELTELMGGDVAGVNLSGNPSVILMSGLQGSGKTTFSGKLANFLKTKKNKKPLLVACDIYRPAAINQLHVVGDQIGVEVYSEPENKNPVEIAQNAIKHAKANGYNVVIVDTAGRLAVDQEMMDEIARVHKAIQPQETLFVVDSMTGQDAVNTAKAFNDILNFDGVILTKLDGDTRGGAAISIKSVVNKPIKFVGTGEKMEAIDVFYPDRMAERILGMGDVVSLVERAQEQFDEEEARKLQKKIAKNEFGFDDFLTQIQQVKKMGNMKDLVGMIPGASKAMKDVEIEDDAFKHIEAIIHSMTPIERSKPSIIDVKRKARIAKGSGTKVEQVNQLMKQFDQMSKMMKMMQGPGGKNLMKMMGGMKGMPGGMPR; this is encoded by the coding sequence ATGTTTGATAATTTAAGTGATAAGTTAGATAAAGCCTTCCATATATTAAAAGGACACGGTAAAATTACAGAAGTAAACGTTGCCGATACTTTAAAAGAAGTTCGTCGTGCTTTACTTGATGCCGATGTTAACTTTAAAATTGCTAAAGATTTTACCACTAAAGTAAAAGAAAAAGCAATTGGTCAGGACGTTTTAACAACGCTTCAACCGGGACAATTACTGGTGAAGTTAGTAAAAGACGAACTTACCGAATTGATGGGTGGTGATGTTGCCGGTGTTAATCTTTCCGGAAATCCTTCAGTTATTTTAATGTCAGGACTTCAGGGGTCAGGAAAAACAACCTTCTCTGGGAAGCTGGCTAATTTCTTAAAGACAAAGAAAAACAAAAAACCACTTTTAGTAGCGTGTGATATCTACCGTCCTGCGGCGATCAATCAGTTACATGTTGTGGGAGATCAAATAGGTGTTGAGGTTTACTCAGAGCCTGAAAATAAAAATCCTGTTGAAATTGCTCAAAACGCAATCAAACATGCAAAAGCAAATGGTTATAACGTAGTAATTGTCGATACGGCCGGTCGTTTAGCAGTAGATCAGGAAATGATGGACGAAATTGCTCGTGTTCATAAAGCAATTCAGCCTCAGGAAACGTTGTTCGTTGTAGATTCTATGACAGGACAGGATGCTGTAAATACAGCAAAAGCCTTCAATGACATCCTGAATTTTGATGGTGTTATTTTAACAAAATTAGATGGTGATACACGTGGTGGAGCTGCAATTTCGATTAAATCGGTTGTAAACAAACCAATCAAATTTGTGGGTACAGGTGAGAAGATGGAAGCAATTGATGTTTTCTATCCGGATCGTATGGCCGAACGTATCTTAGGTATGGGTGACGTTGTGTCGCTTGTAGAAAGAGCGCAGGAGCAGTTTGATGAAGAAGAAGCCAGAAAACTTCAAAAGAAAATTGCTAAAAACGAATTTGGTTTCGACGACTTCCTTACACAAATTCAGCAAGTAAAGAAAATGGGTAACATGAAAGACCTGGTTGGAATGATACCTGGTGCTTCAAAAGCCATGAAAGACGTAGAGATAGAAGATGATGCTTTTAAACATATTGAGGCGATCATCCACTCGATGACGCCGATAGAAAGAAGTAAGCCTTCCATAATCGACGTGAAAAGAAAAGCCAGAATCGCTAAAGGTTCCGGAACCAAAGTCGAGCAGGTAAATCAGTTAATGAAGCAGTTTGACCAAATGAGTAAGATGATGAAGATGATGCAGGGTCCGGGCGGAAAAAATCTGATGAAGATGATGGGCGGAATGAAAGGAATGCCAGGCGGAATGCCGAGATAA
- a CDS encoding MBOAT family protein: MITIDSINNWFIQNFGAITPEQVQSWFIYNPEEKLLFNTGLFLGLFLVFYFVYAFLRKTFYLRLTYVILFSLFFYYKSSGIYFLLLLLSSVVDYGLSQIIYREAKDSVKKIYLVISVILNLGLLGYFKYMNFMIVTFNDMFHGNYELHDIFLPVGISFYTFQSMSYIIEIYREEIKPTKNYIEYLFFVSFFPQLVAGPIVRAKDFLPQIYQKLNLTREDVNNALFLIIGGLIKKTVISNYISINFVDRVFDTPMNYTSFENLMASYGYAIQIYCDFSGYSDMAIGIALLLGFKLPANFRTPYKSTSITDFWRRWHISLSTWLKDFLYISIGGNREGTFAGFLFPSLFFFGLLLWGISNINESFIPLGIAIGALVLFCLTFLLSKKRNQTLVTNFNLFTTMLLGGLWHGAGAQFIVWGALHGLALAVHKIFMEFFPPKKEGKGSGFLWKFFSIVITFHFVVFCWIFFRARDFETALQVINNIGQLTFEPEHWQAIIIGYKNVFLLMLFGYVWHVLPEAITSKMKLVFDKTPLIGKAIILGFTYWIVYATAVAGSQPFIYFQF, encoded by the coding sequence TTGATTACAATAGATAGCATAAATAATTGGTTCATTCAGAATTTTGGCGCGATTACTCCGGAGCAGGTTCAAAGCTGGTTTATATACAATCCTGAAGAAAAATTACTGTTTAATACCGGTTTGTTCCTCGGATTATTTCTGGTTTTTTATTTTGTGTATGCTTTTTTACGCAAAACATTTTATTTGAGATTAACATACGTGATCCTCTTTTCACTTTTCTTTTATTACAAGTCAAGTGGAATTTACTTTTTACTCTTGTTACTTTCGTCTGTTGTTGATTATGGCCTGAGTCAGATTATTTACAGAGAAGCAAAAGACAGTGTAAAGAAAATTTATTTAGTGATCAGTGTAATTCTGAATCTGGGATTGTTGGGGTATTTCAAATACATGAATTTCATGATTGTGACCTTTAACGATATGTTTCATGGGAATTACGAACTGCACGATATTTTTCTGCCGGTTGGAATCTCATTTTACACCTTCCAGTCGATGAGTTATATTATCGAAATCTATCGTGAAGAAATTAAACCAACCAAGAATTACATCGAATATTTGTTCTTCGTTTCGTTTTTCCCGCAGTTGGTGGCAGGACCAATCGTTAGAGCAAAGGATTTTTTACCTCAGATCTATCAAAAATTAAACCTGACCAGAGAAGATGTAAACAACGCTTTGTTTTTGATTATTGGCGGATTGATTAAGAAAACGGTAATTTCAAATTACATCTCTATAAACTTCGTCGATCGTGTTTTTGACACCCCGATGAATTATACTTCGTTCGAAAATTTAATGGCGTCTTACGGATATGCCATTCAGATTTACTGCGACTTCTCAGGATATTCGGATATGGCAATCGGGATCGCTTTGCTGTTAGGATTCAAACTTCCGGCCAACTTTAGAACACCTTATAAGTCAACTTCCATAACCGATTTCTGGAGAAGATGGCATATTTCACTATCCACATGGCTGAAAGACTTTTTGTATATCTCGATCGGTGGAAATCGTGAAGGAACATTTGCAGGGTTTTTATTCCCGAGTTTATTCTTCTTCGGATTATTGCTTTGGGGAATTTCAAACATAAATGAGAGTTTCATTCCACTAGGGATCGCAATTGGGGCATTGGTGCTTTTCTGCCTGACTTTTTTACTTTCCAAAAAGAGAAACCAAACACTGGTGACCAATTTCAATTTGTTTACCACGATGCTTTTAGGAGGATTGTGGCACGGAGCCGGAGCGCAGTTTATTGTTTGGGGAGCCTTACACGGATTGGCATTAGCTGTTCATAAAATTTTCATGGAATTCTTCCCTCCTAAAAAAGAAGGCAAAGGTTCCGGATTTTTATGGAAATTCTTTTCAATCGTCATTACGTTCCACTTTGTTGTTTTCTGTTGGATATTTTTCCGTGCCAGAGATTTTGAAACAGCCTTGCAGGTTATCAATAATATTGGTCAGTTAACTTTTGAGCCGGAACATTGGCAGGCAATCATAATAGGGTACAAAAATGTATTTTTATTGATGCTTTTCGGATACGTTTGGCATGTCTTACCGGAAGCTATTACTTCCAAAATGAAATTAGTTTTTGATAAAACACCTTTGATCGGAAAAGCAATTATTCTCGGATTTACGTATTGGATTGTCTATGCAACAGCAGTGGCGGGATCACAGCCGTTTATTTACTTCCAGTTTTAG
- a CDS encoding GDSL-type esterase/lipase family protein, translating into MMHKADTATVDSFSGDRIYNAEVLVPFFLKLKSNESQNSQKINMVHVGDSHIQSDLMTNEIRKKLQQKFGNGGRGLVFPYQLAKTNGSYNERFRSNRGWESYRNIHPVKNVPVGLSGIALWRDNGGFAVELNVKDAAYNFNTIKIITPQNQNMFDLAISSQTKTIQSTERKVITHKIKKGEAISTIADKYDVSVADIRKDNHLKSNNIRAGRTLKIRTNETKPRNITSSEFVPLNLESDAFTHYFNSEKTLSRIFLLPNKEASKYELSGIVLERDTPGLLYSSIGVNGAKFSDYNKYPLFFEQLKALHSDLIVLSLGTNESYDHMEASAYIKELRDFIKNVKEHNSKVSILVMTPPPSLLKARRPNVYIRDYAKSIMEIAKTDGFAVWDLYDELGGMEGIRGLKSSGLIGPDWVHYSKKGYEKQGNLFAEAFLKAYDNFKLKN; encoded by the coding sequence ATGATGCATAAAGCCGATACAGCCACTGTTGATTCTTTTTCAGGAGACAGGATTTATAACGCAGAAGTCTTAGTGCCGTTTTTTTTGAAATTGAAGTCGAACGAAAGTCAAAATAGTCAAAAAATCAATATGGTACATGTGGGAGATTCTCATATTCAGAGTGATTTAATGACTAATGAAATTAGAAAAAAACTACAGCAAAAGTTTGGTAATGGCGGCCGCGGGTTGGTTTTTCCGTATCAGCTGGCCAAAACAAACGGTTCTTATAACGAGCGGTTTCGTTCCAACAGAGGCTGGGAAAGTTATCGCAACATTCATCCTGTCAAAAATGTTCCTGTTGGTTTAAGCGGAATTGCACTTTGGAGAGACAATGGCGGATTTGCGGTTGAATTGAATGTTAAAGATGCGGCGTATAATTTCAATACCATCAAAATTATTACGCCTCAGAATCAGAACATGTTTGATTTGGCGATATCTTCTCAAACCAAAACGATTCAGTCGACAGAGCGAAAAGTAATCACACACAAGATCAAAAAAGGAGAAGCGATTTCTACAATTGCTGACAAATACGATGTTTCGGTAGCCGATATTAGAAAAGACAATCATCTGAAATCAAATAATATTCGGGCGGGAAGAACATTGAAAATCCGAACAAACGAAACTAAGCCCAGAAACATTACAAGTTCAGAATTTGTTCCTTTAAATCTCGAATCGGATGCGTTTACCCATTATTTCAATTCCGAAAAAACATTGAGCCGTATTTTTCTACTTCCAAATAAAGAAGCTTCAAAGTACGAATTGAGCGGAATCGTTTTAGAAAGAGATACACCGGGTTTACTTTACAGCAGTATTGGAGTAAATGGAGCCAAGTTTTCAGATTATAATAAATATCCTTTATTTTTTGAACAGTTAAAAGCATTGCATAGCGATCTTATAGTTCTTTCTTTAGGAACAAACGAAAGCTACGATCATATGGAAGCTTCCGCTTATATAAAGGAGTTGCGTGATTTTATAAAAAATGTAAAAGAACACAATAGTAAGGTTTCTATCCTTGTGATGACTCCGCCTCCTTCGTTACTCAAAGCAAGAAGACCTAATGTTTATATCCGCGATTACGCAAAAAGTATTATGGAAATAGCCAAAACAGATGGATTTGCAGTTTGGGATTTATACGATGAACTGGGAGGGATGGAAGGAATCCGTGGTTTAAAGTCCTCGGGATTAATAGGTCCGGATTGGGTTCATTATTCTAAAAAAGGATATGAAAAACAAGGAAATTTGTTTGCGGAAGCATTTTTAAAAGCATACGATAATTTTAAATTAAAGAATTAA
- a CDS encoding SGNH/GDSL hydrolase family protein: MNTKSYFFQSFAIVALAFIAFIGFKQILPDKIFSDSKVDSKNVLIDSLLLESVANDSLGQDGDSLTEEEKNEMREKIVFDASEGIEFPSETFDNYKGYQYLISFYEKLYQLENNPQAKVRIAYYGDSMTDGDLIVQDVRANYQERFGGSGVGFVSINSESAASRGSVKSSASKNWKMQSYLNVKHPTSPFGVNGHVFFANDKSNTTWVQYEAGLNKHATTLDSPTLYYGRGSKKGNVNFIIGKDTLRKSLVPNNLINTLKVTSGSIKGFKANFIHADSIPIYGFNFDSGNGVHVDNFSQRGNSGLPISTFNANVMQGFNNSLKYDLVILHYGTNVLNYGTKNYSWYQRGMTKAVNKIKESFPGVSILIISTADKSTKYDLEMKTDSAVVPLMRAQKRYALETESGFVNLYTLMGGDGSMVKWVDESPARANKDYTHFNQRGAKAIGKLVYDQLNKGYEQYKVLRVNREADANKRKAARKTNTDSVAVKTDSVNE; this comes from the coding sequence GTGAATACAAAATCTTATTTCTTTCAGTCTTTTGCCATTGTGGCGCTGGCATTTATAGCTTTCATCGGGTTTAAGCAAATCTTACCGGACAAGATCTTTTCGGATAGTAAAGTAGATTCTAAAAATGTACTAATCGATAGTCTGCTTTTAGAGTCAGTTGCAAATGATTCTCTGGGACAGGATGGAGACAGTCTGACCGAAGAGGAGAAAAATGAAATGAGAGAGAAGATTGTTTTCGATGCTTCGGAAGGAATCGAATTTCCGTCTGAAACTTTCGATAACTACAAAGGATACCAATACCTGATTTCTTTTTACGAAAAATTATACCAGCTGGAGAATAATCCGCAAGCCAAAGTGAGAATTGCCTATTATGGAGATTCCATGACCGATGGTGATTTAATTGTACAGGATGTTCGCGCCAATTACCAGGAACGTTTTGGCGGAAGCGGAGTTGGTTTTGTGTCGATCAATTCAGAATCTGCGGCATCACGTGGTTCGGTAAAATCTTCGGCTTCCAAAAACTGGAAAATGCAATCGTATCTGAACGTGAAACATCCAACAAGTCCATTTGGTGTAAACGGGCACGTGTTTTTTGCCAATGATAAATCAAATACTACCTGGGTTCAGTACGAAGCAGGTTTAAACAAACACGCAACAACTTTAGATAGTCCGACTTTATATTACGGCAGAGGATCTAAAAAAGGAAATGTGAATTTCATTATTGGAAAAGATACCTTGCGAAAAAGCCTTGTGCCGAATAATTTGATTAATACTTTAAAAGTAACTTCGGGAAGTATAAAAGGATTCAAAGCCAATTTTATTCATGCCGATTCCATTCCAATCTATGGATTTAATTTTGATAGCGGAAACGGGGTTCATGTAGACAACTTCTCGCAAAGAGGGAACTCAGGTTTGCCGATTTCTACCTTTAATGCGAATGTAATGCAAGGGTTTAATAACAGTTTAAAATACGATTTGGTTATTCTGCATTACGGAACCAACGTTTTAAATTACGGAACCAAAAATTATTCCTGGTACCAAAGAGGTATGACCAAAGCGGTGAATAAAATTAAAGAATCTTTTCCGGGAGTTTCGATCCTGATCATTTCGACAGCCGATAAATCAACCAAATACGATTTAGAAATGAAAACTGATTCAGCCGTTGTTCCTTTAATGAGAGCGCAAAAAAGATATGCTCTTGAAACCGAATCGGGATTTGTGAATTTATACACCTTAATGGGAGGCGACGGATCAATGGTGAAATGGGTAGACGAATCTCCGGCCAGAGCCAATAAAGATTATACACACTTTAACCAGCGTGGGGCAAAAGCTATTGGTAAATTAGTATACGATCAATTGAACAAAGGTTACGAGCAATATAAAGTATTAAGAGTAAACAGAGAGGCTGATGCCAACAAACGGAAAGCAGCCAGGAAGACTAATACAGATTCCGTAGCGGTAAAAACAGATAGCGTAAATGAATAG
- a CDS encoding T9SS type A sorting domain-containing protein, translating into MKKITLLFLFFITHLVFCQGSVKYDSKTKSIDVASGVEGEASIRVKFYGSAESAPIVLETMSCGNTEGLQIFSYSKGSIMDYYQNETNIVFKFKRTVSSDTRVTYKFSTNGSCFQDEADMIKITVNYKAQVINPPTSKFDNLITIFHNYRNTIISDLNIDEGSIAPEISGIFIPSSQYDYEYVWEKKSSNGIWALMPGEGSYSIYPGYLSETTTYRRAVKKKGSADNIPISNEVTLTVIPAPPAKEITNNVITLYKDNVMLGGYRILGSTPVGGIGYFRYEYYAYNEFEGEVIGEVQMVGADIDYYQRSIGGLPLKFYRKVYSKDKVSFSNTVTIFPVASSARMATISNIETASSDLTVYPNPTTEVVNFATNFSTNKEIEIVVYSETIRNEKSVFRGTVTPNQVVSWNIPSGYAKGIYFYKILSGSKEVKTGKIIVQ; encoded by the coding sequence ATGAAAAAAATTACTTTACTTTTTTTGTTTTTTATTACGCATTTAGTTTTCTGCCAAGGTAGTGTAAAGTATGATTCCAAAACAAAATCGATCGATGTCGCTTCTGGTGTTGAAGGTGAAGCAAGTATTCGGGTGAAATTCTATGGTAGTGCTGAGAGTGCTCCTATTGTTCTTGAAACGATGTCCTGTGGCAATACGGAAGGTCTTCAGATATTTAGCTATTCGAAAGGAAGTATAATGGATTACTATCAGAATGAAACAAACATTGTTTTTAAATTCAAAAGAACTGTAAGTTCTGATACTCGGGTTACTTATAAATTTTCAACTAATGGAAGTTGTTTTCAGGATGAAGCTGATATGATTAAAATTACAGTAAATTATAAGGCACAGGTTATAAATCCTCCAACTTCAAAGTTTGATAATCTGATTACCATTTTTCATAATTACAGAAACACCATAATTTCTGATTTGAATATTGATGAGGGAAGTATTGCGCCCGAAATTTCAGGCATTTTTATACCCTCGTCGCAATACGATTATGAATATGTATGGGAGAAAAAAAGTAGCAACGGAATTTGGGCACTTATGCCAGGAGAAGGATCTTATTCAATTTATCCAGGTTATCTTTCGGAGACAACTACATATAGGAGAGCTGTAAAGAAAAAAGGTAGTGCTGATAATATACCTATAAGTAACGAAGTAACCTTGACGGTTATTCCGGCACCACCTGCAAAAGAGATTACCAATAATGTTATTACCCTTTATAAGGATAATGTAATGTTGGGAGGGTATCGTATTTTGGGAAGTACACCAGTTGGAGGAATAGGTTATTTTAGATATGAATATTATGCTTACAACGAGTTTGAAGGGGAAGTCATAGGAGAAGTGCAAATGGTTGGTGCTGATATTGATTATTATCAACGTTCTATAGGTGGCTTGCCTCTTAAATTTTATAGAAAAGTTTATTCAAAAGATAAAGTTTCTTTTAGTAATACAGTCACAATTTTTCCAGTAGCAAGTTCTGCAAGAATGGCCACAATAAGTAATATTGAGACTGCTTCTTCTGATTTAACAGTTTACCCAAACCCAACAACTGAAGTTGTAAATTTTGCAACAAATTTCTCAACCAATAAAGAAATTGAAATAGTAGTTTATTCTGAAACAATACGAAACGAAAAATCAGTTTTTAGAGGAACGGTAACACCTAATCAGGTGGTAAGCTGGAACATTCCTTCAGGTTATGCAAAAGGAATTTATTTTTATAAAATTCTTTCAGGAAGTAAAGAGGTGAAAACGGGTAAAATTATAGTTCAATAA
- a CDS encoding HmuY family protein, producing MKKLLLLSFAFLSLASCSSDDDTPVEIPTVGATLQPTVGGPNQPNQVYLDLSAAEFKAVNRESWDFGFSSGDDFRVVLNGSVKMAVKKLATSDITVSQTIDTNVSVGAGENPSSNGYVDNPTGVLAGAGAGVGTAIAEVSATDADNKVYLVNLGFKVSTAVPAKGSVSVDGDSRGWKKVRILRNGNGYKIQYADLTSATFTEKVIAKDADFNFTFFSLATGNTVAVEPQKAKWDLNFTVFTNYFNMGSGDVTYGFSDFITTNAKSGTQVYQVLVTADVTYAAFAKANVVESNFTLSKTDQRVIGSNWRSGGGPTTLPSIRADRFYVVKDAAGNYYKVKFLAMTNEAGIRGYVTLEYAILK from the coding sequence ATGAAAAAACTTTTATTACTATCATTCGCTTTCTTATCACTTGCATCTTGCTCAAGTGACGACGATACTCCAGTTGAGATCCCAACTGTTGGGGCAACTTTACAGCCTACTGTTGGAGGTCCTAATCAGCCAAATCAGGTTTATCTTGACTTAAGTGCTGCAGAATTTAAAGCCGTAAACAGAGAATCATGGGATTTCGGATTCTCATCAGGTGATGATTTTAGAGTTGTTTTGAACGGATCGGTTAAAATGGCTGTTAAAAAATTAGCTACATCTGATATTACAGTATCTCAAACAATCGACACCAATGTTTCAGTTGGAGCTGGTGAGAACCCTTCATCAAACGGATATGTTGATAATCCAACCGGTGTTTTAGCTGGTGCAGGAGCAGGAGTAGGAACTGCTATTGCTGAAGTTTCTGCAACAGATGCAGACAATAAAGTATATTTAGTGAATCTTGGATTTAAAGTTTCAACAGCAGTGCCGGCAAAAGGTTCAGTTAGTGTTGATGGTGATTCAAGAGGATGGAAAAAAGTTAGAATCTTAAGAAACGGTAATGGATACAAAATTCAATACGCTGATTTAACTTCTGCTACATTTACAGAAAAAGTAATTGCAAAAGATGCTGATTTTAACTTTACATTTTTCAGTTTAGCGACAGGAAATACAGTTGCAGTTGAGCCGCAAAAAGCAAAATGGGACTTAAACTTTACAGTATTTACCAACTATTTTAATATGGGTAGCGGTGATGTGACTTACGGTTTTTCTGATTTTATCACAACGAATGCAAAATCAGGAACTCAGGTTTATCAGGTTTTAGTTACGGCTGATGTAACTTATGCAGCTTTTGCTAAAGCAAATGTAGTAGAATCAAATTTCACACTTTCAAAAACAGACCAGAGAGTTATTGGTTCTAACTGGAGAAGTGGTGGTGGACCAACTACTTTACCAAGCATAAGAGCAGATCGTTTTTATGTTGTGAAAGATGCAGCCGGAAATTATTATAAAGTTAAATTCCTGGCTATGACAAATGAAGCAGGAATTAGAGGTTATGTTACTTTAGAGTACGCAATTCTTAAATAA